The DNA sequence gaactcaaaacacaacgctttgacgtgattaaaaatcgagtttctttcttacccataaaagtaaaatagcaataagtataaagaacgaaatagtattcagttagaaatgaAAGcatgacatttaagcatataaaaatgtgaagaatttccaaaatatgaacaaacagaaacaaagatcactaaatagcagaatttttttttaaataccaagcaattttcataatgcactcaaaagtttACTTtatcactcgacgttaaatcccggttatcacaaatttgccatttcaactgcgcttgcgcgcggacttagctgatttcaaaacttttgctcaaactaatttaaaacattttaaatttgttaataaatatgagataacaacagataaaaattggaaattacaaagctttctttgatttagtttttacgcctcggtaaagattgagttttgagtcttaattattaatgggttcggagtctgatttttctatcaaacaaaggcccttttcagagACAAATTTTTAAcgtcagaagagcgtactcgaattgcggcatcacttctaatacgaagccgaaccctcaacctaaatacaaatgaagaaaactgagctgtttacgcctaacgtaaaatatccgcaaaagacggatatctgtactcatattccaattatttttgaagtacaaatcgtgttttacgtttacgttaaataaatatttccaaaccaataaatattgaagtgtcatttttcacttttctttataaagagtatcagttattcatatccgtagtttcatataatgtatcccgaaatcgctgtgaaaatattctaattgcattcattaatttgttgggactctagctcagtcgaaatataaacaagcaacacgaaatctcaaaacagaaagcccaaaaagctaagtccgtgcgcaagcgcagttgaaatggcaaatttgtgataaccgggatttaacgtctagtataAAGTAACCCTTgcttttaacaatgaaactcgcgccacggcatggtaatttgacactatgttttggtaatgtttaacatgcagggaaatgctttattttgacaaggctgaactagatctggtaacttgactgttttactggtaacttaactgcttttaCTGTGTCATtttaagggaatgaagaaacgtaaaaatgttCAACAATAAACGCaatctgctggagtttagggttcatctactggagttagggttaaaatttcaactattatagTATTACTAAcataggcaattgcttcgttcaaatgtagaagaaatttttacccgtcataccttgacgggtgatgtTCGAGAATAGATatagaaacaaatatttaaatagaatattttgTGTAGTTTCTATTTATTAGAAGAATATTCCATATATTAAAGTTTGTTTCTTATAGCAAACTGTTCCacgcattttccaaaaaaatatgctaatataatggaaaaaattcaaataaatatgatttaaataaaaaatctgaattaaatcaaaaatatccgtttttttttttttttgataaaaaaatcatatttttttccaaccctgtttgtggcacttaaaatagagcttattgttttctagtaagcagttttgaatttttgaatttttttttcttctcttctctcaccccctttttttcttttcttcttccccCTTTTTTCTCCATCTCCCCcatttcttgtttcttttttttttttggggggggggggggagcggcgACATGACTGACAAgtggcccgccttggctctcttcTAAGCCAGAGGCTGTGGGTTCGATTCCTACCTCGCCTTTTCATTTATTGTAAATCTTTCATGCGTATAGCACtacgaataaaattttgaataacattGTGGATTGTTGTAGGAGTAAGCTTATCCACTGTCAATAGCAGAAGACCTCAATTTTTGTTATCAAATTTAGAGTATTACCCATGAATTAGTTCTGAAGAATTTCGGactgcttttcatttttttttaaaaataaattaagcctTGAAACAAtataaagcaaagaaaaaagaaaataataataaagagaaaTGGATTCACACAGAGAAGTGTATTGAAAACGTTGGCGAATTCGTGAGAGACGAATTTTTAATTTGGCGAATTCATATTAACGCCAAAGAAATTCAAGTGCAGTAACCTTCATGGAGAATCTCACGTGATCATAATGTTGCGCAGTCATACATAAAAGAAGCATGCTCCAATTTTGACGTCATACTCCCGCTGTCTGCTGTTGTGAAAGGGGAGATCACTGAGCTCTTACCGAATTTGCCTGGAAACGTTCTATCTTCCAATTTCTTCCTCTCTGACTGCACCAGAAACTTAATTGTGACTTGGAAAATGGCTTTCATGATGCCAGTTATGAAAAATGACTACAATATCTACGCCAGTAGATCTCGCACGAGCAGCGCGAATTCGACGAATTCCAGCCGACGGCACACGCAGAGCGAGTCTGCGCCTGTTAGTCTATCGTGTTCGCCGGGATCTGATGTGGAAGAACGGTTAGCAGCCATCTCCCTGGGATGTTCCCCTAGAAGGGGGAGCCGCATGTGCGATATTCCAGCATCCAAATCCGCCTCCCAAAACTCCCTCCACAAATTTCACAACAAAGTTGTGGAAAAACTAAGGAGGAAATTGCGTTCTAAGGACGACGATGTGTCTTCATCGAGCAAAAGCCAGGTCGCTCACGCATCCTGATGTTAGGGAAGCTTTTACAGCGATTCGTTTTAGTTAAAACAATGAACTTAAACGACTGGTGGAGTACGGAATAATTCCTATGTACATAATCATCATCGCTCATATATAGTTTTCACATTTATCTGACTCGCTGGAAGAACTATATTGACTGTTCGAGAAATTTCCGTTCTAGTGAAATGGCTCTGAACTTTAAGTTATTGTGTTTTAAATTCGTGAAACATTGCTAAGGATATTTATTTATCATCGTTATTTAAGTCTTGCTGAAGCTAATGTAAGtcacaaattcatttttatccgAATTACACTGTTATCCTGCTATGATATGTGAACTGCATGCTGAAATTTGTCAATAATCCATGTTTCATTTCGTATAAAAACTTGTCGCTCTGTGAGTATTTCAGGATGAATAATGaacttttcacaaaaattgaTATTATTGTCTGCCATGAATATAAATTTTCTTATGTTAATCCAACAGCTATACCATGTAGATTTCAGGAAAGATGAATTTATTAACTTTTGTTTGAAATCGATATAATCGCTTGCCATGAATATAAATTTTCTTATGCtaactcaatagctactcattaGTATATCATGCAGATTTCAGGAAAGATGAATTAATCAACTTTTCATTGAAATCGATATAATTGCTTGCCATGGATGTAAATTTTCTTATGTTAACTTATATGGAATTTTCCAGTTTGACTTGATGAAGTTGAACATATTTTACATTgtaaaatcatatttatattctTTATGTTAAAGAATCGATCAAAATCAGAGTGCTGACACGTGCCATTTGGTATGCATTACTCTAGATCCGTTTTGTATAGTATGAAATCTATAACTTGTATGACAGTATGAAATTTAGATATGTTCATAAACATTCGTAGTGTTCATTTTATAtccaagtataaatatatatttttgtattaaacatTTCAGTTGTTTATTGAAGATAGTCTAAGAAAAAGATCTGATTTTTAACGATGTTAATGCCAAATGGTTGTAATTGATGGataattaaagaatttaaaaatttaatgtaatgaaaataattattaatttgctTATGAAAATTGTAAAGTGAATATTTACAATCGACAATAGTGTTTACTAGCTCAATTTTAGGTTAAAATTTCCAAATGGATACTTTATAAATATTGTATGTTTTTGAAATTCAGTTCTAAATTTGCTTTTCATGTATAAAACTgataataaaaattgtttattttaattatgtttacttTTCATTGTGCATGATTATGAATCATTTTTAGTTAATCAGTTAAAATGTGCAATGCAATAATTACATTTAGATTGAAATGCTTTCGAAAATTCAAATGACTTTAACAGTTAATGGTTCTTACTCAGATGGCTAAACTCGTGTAAATGCCGGTGTACTTGTGGGAgttaacagttaaaatttcagatgtaaaagaaaaaacattgggAGGGGAAAGGGATATAGAGTTAAAGGAATTTCAATGAAAGATCCATCTGTATACAACAacttaaaaaatctgttaaaacatAATTCTATGCATTTGACTTTCTGCCTCCGTTCTTCCCAAAACTTATCCTAGTTCatacattttaatatttctaGGAAAAGATTTTCATTGTTGAGCATAATCAAAGCATGAAAAAATGCTGTGATTTtcgttaaaacaaatttaaatgcattattGGATACAACACGTTAgtttgaaaaagggaaaaatttaaacgacaattgaaattaatttttgaactgaATATTATGtggaataatatttttataagttttttttactagataTTGGAAAAAGaactgatattttcaaaaaaaaaaaaaaaatactaagggTTCGGACATTACGGTAAAAACCATTGTGTCCGAAAGTATACAAAAGTTTGTATTGAAAACGtaatataaaatattatattaatatttaaaaaattaattcaaaaattaacttattaAATGTGAAGAACATTcagatatgtatttttaaaatacataaaacgtACAGCTGGTTCTAATGTGCTTCCCAATATATATGTATGCAAATTagggttttcaaaattttgtgcaataaTTGGCTTGATtacaataaatgatttttaaaaatatacttaaacctgtttttgtgcggtgaaTAAGGGACCGCGTAAAAAATCGTtcgttttacaaataatttcgtcaattgagtcccaatctgattgtaattttcatatcccgcataaaaacaggtttaagTGTATATATGAGACTTTTTCCAGGGCTTTGGTGTACTTTTTCTGCTCTTGACTATATAGCGATTGACTAAAGGGCCATTTCATAATCGGACACTAAATTACCAACAATCCACTTCGGGGAAAAGgctgataattaaaaaaaaaaaaaaaaaataagcattttcctAGGAAATTATCTAGTTAGTctcatttttttgtttattgttacaGAATACATTATAttaaacaatatgaaaaaaaaaaaaaaaaaaaactgtgctagtttcaaaatataagttcctaCATTAAATCGCTAATTTCTTCACCTTCGATccaggattttaaattttttaattggtttttaattcGAAACTCCAgcgttcgaatacgctaccttgcggtgatttacaaaattaaagaaaaaggaaaaacattgcgttccacgtgtgtctgttggtaaacatagccAGTTTGTTTATActatgagtatttattaaaacTAGGCATGCCAGATTTCTGAAGTATTCGACCGGAACACCGAAATACCCCCCGCCGCCAcgagtattcaaaagggaacCAGGGATGATAGTGAACTCaagtacatttttgaaaacaatgaaattttcaaaaagtatgaGAAACTAAgcgccccccccctccttaaacaAATTAGACATATGCAAACAAaagttattgaaaagaaaaaattttaaagttttttttcagacattttttttagctttaaaatgcGTTGTCAGCTCAAAATGTTTCGatatttcggatcacaaacacccctgaagGGAACACACCCCTGGCTGATTTTTAGCATGTTtaagggtagttcattctcaatgttacgaataaatattaattatgagttgaaaaagttgtgctttttaggaaggatagcttttgttacttgaattagtagttttttttttaattccgtacATTAATTGAAGAGCACTACAAAGTCAAACTCCGTTCAGTAATTATTATTTGGTACGCAAAAGTGTGCCTTAAAAATAGGCTTTccatatttctgaaatgtttaaccGGGACACCGcaatgcttccccccccccccccacttccagcgtcgctagtattcaaaagggtacacaccaTAGACATGGAAAACGGTTCGCTCGCgagagcgaaccggttcccatgtctatggtACACACCTATGACTGATTTTTGGAatgttttatagggcagtttcttctcaatgctatgaataaatggtttcTAATTACgaacctaaaacaggggtaataaaaatgaaacaagtagataaaattttagatgaaaaaaaaatagttagaaCACTttgaatgataaataaaaaagtgaacaatatttaaatatacttttcattttaaaggactttttttttaaggggggggggagggaattaaTCTTGTAGTAAAAATTCTCACAAGTTAATCCGGTATTACTTTTACAcgttaatgttacaaatgatgaagttattatccaaaataatccttcacagtttattattttaagaccattttggtcatttgtaatcaaatttatctttttccgggacatgaagtaaaccagccgggacaccgggatttcgtctgtaaaccgggacgtctggcaagcctacctatACGTGTTCATAAGAAATATTCTGTGTGGTATAATTTctaagtgatatttttaaaaaagctgaattggttttttattttttatttttaaaccttgtTTCCTCCAAAATTcgaccaataaaaaaaaatgcgtagCACCATTTTTCGGAGTGCTTCTGATATAAGCCTTGCTTAAGAAGACCGCAGTGATCGATAGAGGGTTTGTAAATGTAATATTGGGGGACATAAATAAGGGTTCTGGGGCTCTCCACGtgaaatttcttaatttaaactCCTATAAACGCAGACTTGGTTGCTTTACTGGGAGGTCATGATTATTGACCTTGAATAAACGCATTGAACTTGAACGaagatatttctaaaatttgaatTCATACCCGAATGAGTAGGGGAAtgtcgggcaaagtgaaatagttaagataacttcctttttttttttcaaaatgaacaaattgggaatttgttctgaaaattaagtACACAGAGacagaacaatatattttgtggtaaaacttgcattgaaccattatttttatttctggcaGTAAACTtgtcagtggcgtcactacgggggggggggggttcgccccGGGTGTCAAACGTCTGGgtgtgacacccaaagtggaattgcaagtttctgaaaaaatatgaagctaaaatgcatatttaattaaatttgaaaatttccggaagcgattggggagggggggggaaccccTGACCCCccgtttttatttgttttttgtacgtTAGCCCCTTTAAATTTCGTtacaacacaaatgtagttgtttcggAAAGTTGTATGAATGTCATGTTTTCaagttaacatttttttcttttacgtttttagggggagggggggggatggtgCACCAAATAACCGCCccgagtgtcacccatgctaggtacgccactcaATTCGTACcaacaaaaaaaaggtttaaaatgttcatttctttttctgaTGGGgcacagtgaaaaataaaatagttttctaatgaaatgcttactattcagttttcaaagatatttttgatcaaataaataattaaacaaaagaatgtatgaataaatgaaaaggaaatgaaagaagacacgaataaaaaaaataaatgagaaaaataaattagtcaataaaatagtgaacgaattaaaaaaaaaaagcgaatgaaagAATAGATACGGGAATTATGTaatgaaggaatgtaagtgaaagagtttatgaatgaataataataatgaaataagtgatttgagataaaagctttagtgagtaaatgaaatgaactatttcactccGCCCCTCATGCACTTGACTTACTGTacgaagcatttaaaatacagcaaataaatactgcactaaaaacaactaattttaaaattttctatgatttttttttgaaaactaattttaaaactagaataattaaaaataaaaattcataatgaaaaaaaaaatcatttgaaccaGTTTCTCATACCAAAAATATTGCTAgtcgttaattaaaaaaaaaaaagaatttcaatttttctcccGTTACCAAGAGAGAGAGTACgacaaaataaaaatactctaaaaaaaaGGTGTGTATTTTTAGTTCAAAagttaatttgataaaatatgccTCAAATTCCGTCCAAGGCgctaatgagatttttttttccttgttcaaAACATATTGTACAAAAATAATTAGACTAAACTGTGACATATACCGTCGAGGAAACTTGGTGActgtttgttctttttaaaataatgagaaaaagctGCTTTACTTTTCTACGAATAAAAGTAAAtactactttaaaatatttttcttttctggtaaTTCCTTCAATGACTCATGGTACGACATCTTGCTCCAACTCGTTTCAGTTTCTAAAtagtaatatatttatttatttatttatttatttatttatttattttttgttaattttattttacacttcaggGAATGGCTTGGAAAAACCTCATTTTTAGTATTTAAGTGAAATTAAATGACAATTAGAGATCTTTTTGGGAGAAAAATAGTCAGCATACTTCcttatacatttgaaaaacaataTTCTGAATTTAGTAGTGTACATAGTTTattattgggattttttttttttttttggtaacctaTCCCAAATGACGGTTTTGTGGGGGCAAAGCCAAAGAAGGAGTGAGGTAAATAAAACCCGGCACCATACAAATAATTGGAAACTTAGCTAGTTCAAAACATTTGAACtcaagttggaaaaaaataaaaacgacacAAAATATTATTGCTTTCATGTTGATACAAGAAAGAGTTATAGTTACACTATACTACATGCAAGCAAAAGTcctaaattttcacttttcttctttcattttcccattctctttctttttgcttcaattccctttttctttacaataatgctttataaatatacatatgataacttaaaataatgtaggttatatttataaataaatttgaaccttttgttttgaatttgaaacgctattattttcttttcagttgattcttATACATTTACACTGGCCTCAAATTttaaggtacaaccggttttatgcgtctaatttgcaaatgaatgaatgtagaaacaaaaaatttggaggctATGTGCATTAAGTGCtcttttattgaatgcgtcatagaaatttgtttaaatgtattgcaaaaacgatttataacaaaaaaaaaaaaaaagcaatcttcgGGGAAAAGTCCATTattgaagaaaacaaatcatcacagtattatgtagtaaaatgtcatagaaagaatacaaaaatgggttctaataaggaatgtgtccctCCTAAATTGAATTCATTTGCGGCATCGGTTTTCCATgatgtttattaagttgtcggacaccggaatTGGAAGCGAAGGCCAGACACaaagtaagccttgttccagctcatgtaacgaccttagaggaggatttaaagcatcaacctgtctgccaagatagtcccaaagatgttttatcggattcaggtctggCGATCGAACTGCCCATTCCATTCGTcccaaaccgtgatcctcaagGTACTCCTAAATAATCCAAGTTCGGTGAGGTCGTGCATTAAAATCCACCAGAATGAaatcattaccaatagcaccagcgtATGAGTGGACATGTGGATCTAGGATCTCATCCCGAcatctcagaccagtcagagttcctccatggaacacatgcaggtcagtatgaccaccgagcgagatccaAGCCCAAACCTTGATTCCACCAAGGACAGggggcgacagatcagggagatcagggaaaagtcaaggaactttattaatcagggaaaagtcagggaaatttgaaaaaataacaaaaaatcagggaaaattgattttttgaagaaatttttttttttttttttttgctttacaaaattaagtactcttaaatccctacgcattttccgccaattttATCTGTCCAaatttatctgttcaaaaaaaaagtaaaattaatgaggtgagattatacactgccgcatatttgtgcatcttttttcctcaaggtcaaagtattgaatcttacttattaactacaggatgaacttcctaagattgcttttgtgtctgttagtTACAACAGCTCacttattttacctagcttgaaatttccttttac is a window from the Uloborus diversus isolate 005 chromosome 6, Udiv.v.3.1, whole genome shotgun sequence genome containing:
- the LOC129223966 gene encoding uncharacterized protein LOC129223966, which codes for MAFMMPVMKNDYNIYASRSRTSSANSTNSSRRHTQSESAPVSLSCSPGSDVEERLAAISLGCSPRRGSRMCDIPASKSASQNSLHKFHNKVVEKLRRKLRSKDDDVSSSSKSQVAHAS